From the genome of Neomonachus schauinslandi chromosome 5, ASM220157v2, whole genome shotgun sequence, one region includes:
- the IFT22 gene encoding intraflagellar transport protein 22 homolog isoform X1 codes for MLKAKILFVGPCESGKTVLANFLTESSDITEYNPTQGVRILEFENPHVTSNAKGTGCEFELWDCGGDPKFESCWPALMKDAHGVVIIFNADLPSHLKEIEMWYSCFVQQQFLQDPRCLLIAHHKPGSGSDKGHLTLSPPLSKLKLVHSNLEDDPEEIRLEFIKYLKSIINSVSESRDREEMSIIT; via the exons ATGCTGAAGGCCAAGATTCTCTTCGTGGGGCCCTGCGAG AGTGGAAAAACCGTTTTGGCCAACTTCCTGACAGAATCTTCTGACATCACCGAATACAACCCAACCCAAGGAGTGAG gatCCTGGAATTTGAGAACCCACACGTGACCAGCAACGCCAAAGGCACGGGGTGTGAATTTGAACTATGGGATTGTGGCGGTGATCCAAA GTTCGAGTCTTGCTGGCCAGCCCTGATGAAGGACGCGCACGGGGTGGTGATCATCTTCAATGCCGACCTCCCGAGCCACCTGAAGGAAATCGAGATGTGGTATTCCTGCTTCGTCCAGCAGCAGTTCCTACAGGACCCTCGGTGTCTGTTGATCGCGCACCACAAACCAGGCTCCGGAAGTGATAAAGGACACCTGACTTTGT cGCCCCCCTTGAGCAAGCTGAAGCTGGTGCACTCGAATCTTGAGGATGACCCTGAAGAGATCAGGTTGGAGttcataaagtatttaaaaagcataatcaACTCAGTGTCTGAAAGCAGAGACCGGGAGGAGATGTCAATTATCACCTAA
- the IFT22 gene encoding intraflagellar transport protein 22 homolog isoform X2, which translates to MLKAKILFVGPCESGKTVLANFLTESSDITEYNPTQGVRFESCWPALMKDAHGVVIIFNADLPSHLKEIEMWYSCFVQQQFLQDPRCLLIAHHKPGSGSDKGHLTLSPPLSKLKLVHSNLEDDPEEIRLEFIKYLKSIINSVSESRDREEMSIIT; encoded by the exons ATGCTGAAGGCCAAGATTCTCTTCGTGGGGCCCTGCGAG AGTGGAAAAACCGTTTTGGCCAACTTCCTGACAGAATCTTCTGACATCACCGAATACAACCCAACCCAAGGAGTGAG GTTCGAGTCTTGCTGGCCAGCCCTGATGAAGGACGCGCACGGGGTGGTGATCATCTTCAATGCCGACCTCCCGAGCCACCTGAAGGAAATCGAGATGTGGTATTCCTGCTTCGTCCAGCAGCAGTTCCTACAGGACCCTCGGTGTCTGTTGATCGCGCACCACAAACCAGGCTCCGGAAGTGATAAAGGACACCTGACTTTGT cGCCCCCCTTGAGCAAGCTGAAGCTGGTGCACTCGAATCTTGAGGATGACCCTGAAGAGATCAGGTTGGAGttcataaagtatttaaaaagcataatcaACTCAGTGTCTGAAAGCAGAGACCGGGAGGAGATGTCAATTATCACCTAA